One genomic window of Corynebacterium massiliense DSM 45435 includes the following:
- a CDS encoding PRC and DUF2382 domain-containing protein: MAKNIKDLFDATAFDSEGEKIGSVKEVFVNDDNGQPTFVEVNHGLFGMGSSLVPLRGHKFTGEELTLAFPKDRIKDAPEFDTDSALTPEQQSEIFRHYGVENATDTTEYANENAGAGVAGAGAGAAQDRERTAADREVADRERTAADRDNRTADNEIIRSEERANVSKDRVATGEARLRKYVVSDKETVEVPVTREEVSVERTPISEADAKNYDGKIGEDEASVTLHEDKVNVEKETVPVEKINLNKDQVQDTERHTTELRKEQVDTEGAHLKDERTDRK; this comes from the coding sequence ATGGCTAAGAACATCAAGGACCTGTTCGACGCAACTGCCTTCGACTCTGAGGGCGAGAAGATCGGTTCCGTCAAGGAAGTTTTCGTCAACGATGACAACGGCCAGCCGACCTTCGTCGAGGTCAACCACGGCCTGTTCGGCATGGGCAGCTCCCTGGTTCCGCTCCGCGGCCACAAGTTCACCGGCGAGGAGCTGACCCTGGCTTTCCCGAAGGACCGCATCAAGGACGCTCCGGAGTTCGACACCGATTCCGCTCTCACCCCGGAGCAGCAGTCCGAGATCTTCCGCCACTACGGCGTTGAGAACGCAACCGACACCACCGAGTACGCCAACGAGAACGCTGGCGCTGGCGTTGCCGGTGCAGGTGCTGGTGCTGCTCAGGACCGTGAGCGCACCGCTGCTGACCGCGAGGTTGCTGACCGCGAGCGCACCGCTGCGGACCGCGACAACCGCACCGCCGACAACGAGATCATCCGTTCCGAGGAGCGCGCTAACGTCTCCAAGGACCGCGTTGCCACCGGCGAGGCTCGCCTGCGCAAGTACGTCGTTTCCGACAAGGAGACCGTCGAGGTTCCGGTTACCCGCGAAGAGGTTTCCGTTGAGCGCACCCCGATCTCCGAGGCCGACGCCAAGAACTACGACGGCAAGATCGGCGAGGACGAGGCTTCCGTGACCCTGCACGAGGACAAGGTCAACGTTGAGAAGGAGACCGTCCCGGTCGAGAAGATCAACCTGAACAAGGACCAGGTTCAGGACACCGAGCGCCACACCACCGAGCTGCGCAAGGAGCAGGTGGACACCGAGGGTGCTCACCTCAAGGACGAGCGCACCGACCGCAAGTAA
- a CDS encoding rhodanese-like domain-containing protein, with the protein MHGSTELLAYARSRIERLSPTAAHAELSRDPRALLIDVRTASHRATGGHVPGAHCIDLTVLPWRLDPEFGWRIPEATSFDQRYILMCRHGFSTSLAAWQLGLMGLNNVADIDGGFEAWCAAGLPVDRSPTFMADVRE; encoded by the coding sequence ATGCACGGCTCCACAGAACTTCTCGCCTACGCGCGCTCGCGCATAGAAAGGCTGTCCCCCACGGCAGCGCACGCAGAGCTGTCCCGCGATCCCCGCGCCCTGCTTATCGATGTCCGCACCGCCTCCCACCGCGCCACCGGCGGCCATGTTCCCGGCGCACACTGTATTGACCTCACCGTCCTCCCATGGCGCCTCGACCCGGAATTCGGTTGGAGGATCCCGGAGGCGACGTCCTTCGACCAGCGCTACATACTGATGTGCCGCCACGGGTTTTCCACATCGCTTGCCGCGTGGCAGCTAGGCTTGATGGGTCTTAACAACGTGGCGGACATCGACGGCGGATTCGAGGCGTGGTGTGCCGCCGGCCTCCCCGTGGACCGCTCCCCCACATTCATGGCGGACGTGCGGGAATGA
- a CDS encoding type 1 glutamine amidotransferase domain-containing protein, with product MADLSNKTIAVIATDGFEDSELTSPVEAVKDAGATVKVLSTKGGTIEGKNGTKVDVDTTTGLAKDSDFDGIILPGGTTNADTIRLDDDAVAIVKKHMEADLPLGAICHGAWILTDADVLRGRTITSFPSLKTDLRNAGATWVDEEVVTDQGLVSSRTPDDLPAFNSKIVEEFAEGQH from the coding sequence ATGGCTGACCTGTCCAACAAGACCATTGCCGTTATCGCCACCGACGGTTTCGAGGATTCGGAGCTGACCTCCCCGGTGGAGGCCGTGAAGGACGCCGGTGCGACCGTGAAGGTGCTGTCCACCAAGGGCGGTACCATCGAGGGCAAGAATGGCACCAAGGTGGATGTCGATACCACGACGGGCCTGGCCAAGGACTCCGACTTCGACGGCATTATCCTGCCGGGCGGTACGACCAACGCCGACACGATTCGCCTGGACGACGACGCCGTGGCCATCGTGAAGAAGCACATGGAGGCGGATCTCCCGCTCGGTGCCATTTGCCACGGTGCGTGGATCTTGACCGACGCGGACGTGCTGCGCGGCCGGACGATTACGTCCTTCCCGTCCCTGAAGACCGACCTGCGCAACGCGGGCGCGACCTGGGTCGATGAGGAAGTCGTGACCGATCAGGGCCTGGTGAGCTCCCGCACGCCGGACGACCTGCCGGCCTTCAACTCCAAGATCGTCGAGGAGTTCGCTGAGGGGCAGCACTAA